From one Verrucomicrobiales bacterium genomic stretch:
- a CDS encoding AAA family ATPase, with product MMSEFWSRLEQMAKRFFTEDESKSSKSPRGERDVPPIPSTKKQPTAKLRPSENSEPIDVIPEFAFILETIRDGCPSLFVTGRAGTGKSTLIRFLREQLQGCVVVAPTGLAAINVGGSTIHSFFRLPPYILNPEEMLLPSRHILPILTSLKVLIVDEVSMVKPDVVDCIDNMLKRACGKDRPFGGVQVVFVGDLLQLPPVVADAESSKFYTSRYRSCSFFDADVFHRLELPSVELTTVFRQTSQDFISLLDRIRSNKDHREAVAQINRTCFLQKPEAARSGMFLVTTNAMAFAINSGELNRLQTELHQFVAVVDGKADLDKDEFQAPRLLELKVGAQVILVKNHKPQWVNGTLGRVVSIGQSSIRVELSSSGNIVDVEREIWEKIEYRYDSNEKQIARKITGTFKQFPMTLGWAITIHKSQGMTLDSVRIDLGDGAFCSGQTYVALSRCRDIGGIQLDRPISMRDVKADPRILDFYANLQTIRRLPNSR from the coding sequence TTGATGAGCGAATTCTGGTCTAGGCTCGAACAGATGGCGAAGCGCTTCTTCACAGAGGATGAGTCAAAATCCTCCAAAAGCCCCAGGGGCGAACGAGACGTTCCGCCCATACCCAGCACGAAGAAACAACCGACAGCCAAACTACGCCCTTCAGAAAACAGTGAACCCATAGACGTAATCCCGGAGTTCGCGTTCATTCTGGAAACCATCAGGGATGGCTGCCCCAGTCTCTTTGTAACTGGCCGTGCTGGCACCGGCAAATCCACGCTCATCCGGTTTCTCAGGGAGCAATTACAGGGCTGTGTGGTTGTGGCTCCCACTGGGCTCGCTGCGATCAATGTGGGCGGATCGACGATCCACTCCTTCTTCCGTCTGCCGCCGTACATTCTAAATCCAGAGGAAATGCTGCTCCCTAGCAGGCATATACTTCCAATCCTCACGTCGCTTAAGGTGCTGATCGTAGATGAAGTGTCTATGGTCAAGCCCGATGTCGTGGATTGCATTGACAACATGCTAAAGAGGGCTTGTGGGAAAGATCGGCCCTTCGGTGGTGTTCAGGTGGTGTTCGTCGGGGATCTCCTCCAACTGCCACCGGTGGTGGCGGATGCCGAATCGAGCAAATTCTATACGAGCCGCTATCGGTCATGTTCCTTTTTTGACGCCGACGTCTTCCACCGGCTCGAGCTGCCGTCCGTCGAGTTGACAACCGTTTTCAGGCAGACCAGCCAAGACTTCATTAGTCTCCTAGATAGAATCCGGTCGAACAAAGATCACCGGGAGGCGGTAGCACAGATCAATCGGACGTGCTTCCTTCAGAAGCCCGAGGCAGCCCGGAGCGGAATGTTCCTCGTAACCACCAATGCCATGGCGTTTGCGATCAACTCGGGTGAGCTAAACCGTCTACAGACCGAACTACACCAATTTGTCGCCGTTGTGGATGGGAAAGCGGACCTCGATAAGGACGAATTCCAAGCACCGCGCCTACTCGAGCTCAAGGTGGGAGCGCAAGTAATCCTGGTGAAGAACCACAAGCCTCAGTGGGTGAACGGGACCCTGGGGCGAGTTGTAAGCATCGGGCAAAGTTCTATCCGCGTGGAACTCTCAAGCTCTGGCAACATCGTCGATGTGGAACGGGAGATCTGGGAGAAAATTGAATACCGATATGACAGTAACGAGAAGCAAATAGCTCGTAAGATTACAGGCACATTTAAGCAATTCCCGATGACCCTTGGCTGGGCCATCACCATCCACAAATCTCAGGGAATGACCCTGGACTCAGTTCGAATCGACCTCGGTGATGGCGCTTTCTGCTCAGGCCAGACGTACGTCGCGCTTTCTCGCTGCCGAGACATTGGCGGCATCCAGCTAGACCGTCCTATATCCATGAGGGACGTGAAAGCGGACCCAAGAATTCTGGACTTCTATGCAAACCTTCAAACGATCCGGCGACTGCCAAACAGCAGGTAA